The region GGTTGAATCGGGAAATTTGTCGATTACGGTGCCCAAAGTTGAAGCGGGTGAAGTCACCTTCGACCGTGAGTTCACTCGCGTACTAGCGGAGGATTTTGTCGAGGGCACCAGAAACCGCGACCGGGTCGACTTCAGTTTCACAGATGTGACGATGCAGGCCGGTTCACTCGACTTCTCTGCACAAGTCGTCGACGAGAACCGGAACTCGTTCTTCAACATCAGCGCCACGGAGGACGAGATGCGGATCGTTCCGGAGACGAACTGCTCGTTTCCTTCCCTGATCGAGTTCTACTTCTGCGTGTTGCAGCTCGTCGACGGGAGTGCCGAACTGGACCTGCATGAATCTCAGGCTGCTTCATAGATGGTCAATATCGAGCCTCCCTCCGACCTACCTGACCATCACACGAGTGAATTTAGAAGTGCATATCGCGAGTGCATAATACCTAAAAACGAGAATTTCGACCGCGGGGAGTACAAGAGAGACCTCGAAAACTTCATCGACCGGGAGCGAGAACACAGGAGGCTGATTAACTTCTGCGTCTTCCCCTTCGTAGAATCTTCTCCGGAAGGCTACCAGTTCGTCCGTGCGGATCCGCTGGAGGAATGCGAAGTCGAGAATTTCGACTTCCTCCTCCATGATCTCGAAGGGAAGGTCATCTTCGGAGAAGCCAAAGCTACCCTCCCGACGAACGTTGATACCGAAATCAATGACATCCTTCACCAGCGGGAGACAGTCGAGGAATTCCAGGACTACATCGAGGAGAACTACCTCGGGCGAGAGATGGAATTCGCAGAGTATGTGCTAGCTACATACGACAATTACGCGACCACCGCATCTCGGAAAATGCTAGCGAGAGGGGAAGACGTGAAAGTCTGGGGCGTGAACAGAGCGGAGAAGGAACTCAACCTCAAGAAGAGTTTGCCGAGCGAAACCCCGGACAACATCTCGGGCGACGACCCTATCGCAGAACTCTCCAGATTAGCTCAGCACTCCATCGGTCGACTAAATTCCGAACTGGAAAACCGTGAGACTGCGACGGGAGCGGTTAGCGTCTTACCCGAATCAGCAGATATTGACCAACTCCGCGTGATTACTCGGGCCTATTCCGCACGAGGGCGAGATACCTTCATTAACTGTTCGGACATTAGACGTGAAATTAAAGAGGGT is a window of halophilic archaeon DL31 DNA encoding:
- a CDS encoding hypothetical protein (KEGG: hla:Hlac_3429 hypothetical protein); the protein is MVNIEPPSDLPDHHTSEFRSAYRECIIPKNENFDRGEYKRDLENFIDREREHRRLINFCVFPFVESSPEGYQFVRADPLEECEVENFDFLLHDLEGKVIFGEAKATLPTNVDTEINDILHQRETVEEFQDYIEENYLGREMEFAEYVLATYDNYATTASRKMLARGEDVKVWGVNRAEKELNLKKSLPSETPDNISGDDPIAELSRLAQHSIGRLNSELENRETATGAVSVLPESADIDQLRVITRAYSARGRDTFINCSDIRREIKEGARNYEAERIDEITNELIELGEDIGLLRDWEDGPADYRVVSQYTSRKGIEKTLKKKWKEYRADEKYGKMQKACRRYAREKVGEQSRLEDWQSG